Proteins encoded in a region of the Phalacrocorax carbo chromosome 15, bPhaCar2.1, whole genome shotgun sequence genome:
- the PRR14L gene encoding protein PRR14L isoform X1: MFRKAGYRNDRMSKGLPPESNECQDIDTVMARAGVSETSTLDFLEPLKVMDVESAVGCAQETNKYNGLKAHTAMPLRTGGNVVSILEARKEKVPRQNPVNEFITSLANCQTYQQDEENNAYDFCNGPVPKCNEPHGLSLVESCRTLSATSSEVLSSVLKSMCYLGFRNMPVENNSAAVHGIISETPKKYLPQNIKSQIHYDHGTGFVENQTSTSIPVEQVSVVRSEGLSSVKIDHREVSASMGKSYSSGFEEAAEVWRKIAVGDNVEVGSWPEAQEGANSEHCRSSVFSSVASSPEEFSKEKFKMVPSEGDMLKKDQWQFSVSNLCKDDIKENSLLMETSNIASHETGQIDIRFCNTSSKISPPSSHSCLDVSTKLEKDSPEAQLLEKESQSNTTSEELAGSLVEATEAYSDDSLSTGKETNLIYTLNVPLPLVAQKSREPHRNERPPCTANEVSSRDKAQDNLSGKESVGASGTTGEQVTEIVLHKDKFKSSVSSRTFDNLKMTSKLSKKNTKSSVGNRESAVTGLENEHSDTWDCNDPSIKDQCTAASTSCILSGSTHVDDVLPNSHSFNVEVDEKIEENYNLEGEASAGYNSKKAIIFPEARFPLARGSLPCEDDWGKRGVDLHGINDVSTTKNMFCSAYTAEKSIATLVGDEISSKNMEVVKQCDLCKVTDGSEIVCDRDEAKEQICMCALQTDEFDKIRTVDSPKAPESNQRNKTSEQLLVRYLNKKNCVHNFGFCNSPLGPKKRELGTDEKKEVSSLTANPSEYSASICDTCLLLNHMNIQTQHASQTEKTLRPMENQSLACQSEFGGPVPGSKQRLERSNNQPNAGLQTKATSVEETKISICFSQNEEMLLKTSGDLPLLVHKHARQDSFQGTLEENVADLDSLNDVRNEGCPGYTGLVSDLIEQKKIEPKEHENGCEREDKGTLEESFSGSKSRCSQHACFVECAKEKAQLVFAGKKMQQSLPKMKWLVEDQKNTGSTGFLPFSKSHGRLLYKPENMNVLSETENKKTIKSVVNNSCPQLTFEPGKETDAPKNIGLSHFGKLDIQESFNETQAASETPPALDLGISLPEKEELCMLSENTQIENCDLSLAEVFSKDSSVTKPLSVTMSVKRKASNTEIPSSEHETATGFLNGGKSSRVCAHRKGSLRGEGHSLLTVKDMDVTLPKSTRCGETFKETSVEEKMGREGPPRKKLPINGEDCLWASLEDSKESGSKILSTENYGKVLEEIPRSNLNNLSKERKNATKLTNLAGTSLLSETVRDCQAEGASNTEASPESQYNTTPTLYPRITILPNSCKDLSPNCVVCSEVCVPYKLNAQSKDNEKEITEGQDTLPTHSVCKENEALGSERLDQIEKCQVLKRKKKYKKVDVHLSDKAQQEQKSERQQKAKITLQPSMLHSSERLCSSSNELVTSRNMTSEGPSEEIFAVRSSENKLCSTLQEVKRPKITTDIISSQVLKTQDSEMENLKLTLGYDGIPGAFGMTNKLREPLPLKRQPGRTCKKVPASYQLKTIRKSKNPKSSPFFEIPPEIFPKQENTLLKSLYLKTMETGTDVTFMHMPRQRAKRCSLLNSLKFRRRTKEPALLSKLSAMATKLLAPAKSIDNLEPLPYSSEILPVAERYSQRRSKNLLEVFSCINRNLHSHWADSWCTKMFSFQPLALYPVESTKILFPDLSHKPPTSFLDTPVFPISVHIKLDSSPVTDLTRITFQHSVQHRPVLGEMPAPPSKWTFSFLLSQNCPDTTAFKEDSSLDNELHSSLSATTPRAVALHPDRGRNAIAERRGGCSMLGLHTVLALSSPGCYRIWTRRRNLTSHIPTIQRLFISQFAQGLKGTRYPTSGSDDLVSSLPYSLGRVLSIWSQHGPSACPSEITLLHSSHCKWQPSVGIENSYAILPHLPVQSMEALQTAGHEICLEASFPLPLPKSCSLPESSPSPPGLSASELQVHALDEADASVPACLRSQDDTELKKTESEKRPKKVSQIRIRKTLPKPDTNLTPMGLPKPKRLKKKEFSLEEIYTNKNYKSPPPARSLETIFEEPKEKNGCLISVSQQKRKRILEFQDFTLPRKRKARGKIKAAGSFTRAKKAALQSAEVDALLSQKLMDLETFLAKEAEQEEASSI, translated from the exons ATGTTTAGAAAAGCAGGATACAGGAACGACAGAATGAGTAAAGGTCTTCCACCCGAGAGCAATGAATGCCAAGACATAGACACAGTCATGGCCAGAGCTGGGGTTTCAGAAACCAGCACGTTAGATTTTTTAGAGCCTTTAAAAGTCATGGACGTTGAATCAGCCGTAGGGTGTGcacaagaaacaaataaatataatggGTTGAAAGCCCATACTGCCATGCCATTGAGAACAGGGGGTAACGTTGTATCTATTTTGGAggctagaaaagaaaaggtaccCAGACAAAATCCTGTTAATGAATTCATTACATCACTTGCTAATTGCCAGACATACCAGCAGGATGAAGAAAACAATGCTTATGACTTTTGTAATGGTCCTGTACCTAAATGTAATGAACCTCATGGGTTGTCATTGGTAGAAAGCTGTAGAACACTCTCCGCAACAAGTTCTGAAGTTTTAAGTTCAGTTCTGAAAAGCATGTGTTATCTGGGCTTTAGAAATATGCCAGTAGAAAACAATAGTGCTGCAGTCCATGGAATTATCAGTGAAACCCCCAAAAAGTATCTTCCCCAAAACATCAAAAGTCAGATTCATTACGATCATGGAACTGGGTTTGTGGAAAATCAAACCTCCACATCCATACCAGTCGAGCAGGTCTCAGTGGTCAGGAGTGAAGGATTATCTAGTGTTAAGATTGATCACAGGGAAGTAAGTGCTAGTATGGGTAAATCATACAGCTCTGGATTTGAAGAGGCTGCTGAAGTCTGGAGAAAAATTGCTGTGGGAGATAACGTTGAAGTTGGTAGCTGGCCTGAAGCTCAAGAGGGTGCTAATTCTGAGCATTGTCGTTCTTCAGTTTTTAGTTCTGTTGCTTCATCTCCTGAGGagttctcaaaagaaaaatttaaaatggttCCCTCAGAAGGTGATATGTTGAAAAAGGACCAGTGGCAATTCTCTGTCAGTAATCTATGCAAGGAtgatataaaagaaaacagtcttttgATGGAAACGAGCAACATTGCTTCCCATGAAACTGGCCAGATAGACATACGCTTTTGTAATACCTCCAGTAAAATTTCTCCTCCCAGTAGCCACAGCTGTCTGGATGTTAGTACCAAGCTAGAAAAAGATTCACCTGAGGCACAACTGCTTGAAAAGGAATCTCAGAGCAACACAACATCAGAAGAGTTGGCTGGCAGTTTAGTTGAAGCTACAGAAGCTTATAGTGATGACAGTTTGTCCACTGGCAAAGAAACTAATTTGATTTATACACTAAATGTACCTCTACCTCTTGTTGCACAAAAATCAAGAGAACCTCATCGTAATGAGCGTCCTCCTTGTACTGCTAATGAAGTTTCGAGCAGGGACAAGGCTCAGGATAATCTATCTGGAAAAGAATCAGTTGGTGCTTCTGGAACAACAGGGGAACAAGTCACTGAAATTGTGCTTCATAAAGACAAATTCAAGTCTTCAGTAAGTTCCAGGACTTTTGATAACCTTAAAATGACAAGCAAACTTTCCAAAAAGAACACGAAATCTTCAGTGGGAAACAGAGAGAGTGCGGTCACTGGTTTAGAAAATGAACATAGTGATACATGGGATTGTAATGATCCAAGTATAAAAGACCAGTGTACAGCTGCCAGTACTTCCTGTATTTTATCAGGAAGTACACATGTAGATGATGTTCTCCCAAACAGTCATTCTTTTAATGTTGAGGTTGATGAGAAGattgaagaaaattataatttggAAGGAGAAGCTTCAGCTGGATATAATAGTAAAAAGGCAATCATCTTTCCAGAAGCACGCTTCCCTTTGGCACGTGGATCTCTTCCTTGTGAAGATGACTGGGGCAAGAGAGGTGTAGATCTGCATGGGATAAATGACGTTTCCACAacaaaaaacatgttttgctcAGCTTATACTGCAGAGAAGTCTATTGCCACCTTGGTAGGAGATGAGATTTCAAGTAAGAATATGGAGGTTGTGAAACAGTGTGATCTTTGTAAAGTAACAGATGGCAGTGAAATTGTTTGTGACAGAGATGAGGCAAAAGAACAAATCTGCATGTGTGCTCTCCAGACAGATGAATTTGATAAAATAAGAACTGTGGATTCTCCAAAGGCTCCTGAAAGTAATCAGAGAAATAAGACTAGTGAACAGCTATTAGTCAGatatttgaacaaaaaaaactGTGTTCATAATTTTGGATTTTGCAACTCTCCATTAGGCCCAAAGAAGAGAGAACTAGGCACAGACGAGAAGAAAGAAGTGTCATCGCTCACAGCTAATCCCTCTGAGTACAGTGCTTCAATCTGTGATACGTGTCTGTTACTCAACCACATGAATATTCAAACACAGCATGCTAGCCAAACAGAAAAGACCCTTCGTCCAATGGAAAATCAGTCTCTCGCATGCCAGAGTGAGTTTGGTGGCCCCGTTCCAGGCAGCAAGCAACGTTTAGAGAGGAGCAACAACCAACCAAACGCTGGCTTACAAACTAAGGCTACTTCTGTGGAAGAAACCAAAATATCAATTTGCTTTAGTCAAAACGAAGAGATGCTGTTAAAAACAAGTGGCGACCTGCCTCTGTTAGTTCATAAACATGCAAGACAAGACAGTTTTCAAGGAACTCTAGAAGAGAATGTAGCGGATTTGGACTCTTTGAATGATGTGAGAAATGAAGGCTGTCCAGGATACACGGGTCTCGTCAGTGATCTAATtgagcagaagaaaattgaaCCAAAAGAACACGAGAATGGATGTGAAAGAGAAGATAAAGGAACTCTTGAAGAAAGCTTTTCTGGTAGCAAATCACGTTGCTCACAGCATGCTTGCTTTGTCGAATGTGCAAAAGAGAAAGCACAGCTAgtgtttgcaggaaaaaaaatgcagcaatcTTTGCCAAAGATGAAGTGGTTGGTAGAGGACCAGAAAAATACAGGTAGTACTGGATTTCTTCCCTTCTCAAAAAGTCATGGGAGGCTGTTATATAAGCCAGAAAATATGAATGTgctttcagagacagaaaacaaaaaaacaataaaatctgTCGTAAATAACTCTTGCCCGCAGTTAACATTTGAGCCTGGCAAAGAAACTGATGCTCCAAAGAATATTGGTTTATCCCATTTCGGAAAGCTTGACATCCAAGAATCTTTTAATGAGACTCAGGCGGCTTCAGAAACACCACCAGCTCTGGACTTGGGAATCTCTCTGCCCGAGAAAGAAGAGCTGTGTATGTTGTCTGAGAATACACAAATAGAAAATTGTGATTTGTCTTTAGCTGAAGTTTTTAGCAAAGATTCCTCGGTGACAAAACCTCTTTCTGTAACAATGTCTGTGAAGAGAAAAGCCAGCAATACTGAGATTCCATCTTCAGAGCATGAAACAGCAACTGGCTTTTTAAACGGTGGAAAAAGCTCAAGAGTTTGTGCACACAGGAAAGGAAGTCTGAGAGGTGAGGGGCATAGCTTGCTAACTGTAAAAGACATGGATGTGACCCTGCCAAAAAGTACTCGCTGTGGAGAGACGTTTAAGGAGACATCTGTAGAAGAGAAAATGGGAAGAGAAGGACCCCCTAGAAAAAAGCTTCCCATCAATGGAGAAGATTGTCTCTGGGCCTCATTAGAAGATTCAAAAGAGTCTGGTAGCAAAATACTCAGTACTGAGAATTATGGAAAGGTTTTGGAAGAAATCCCAAGGTCTAACCTAAATaatctttcaaaagaaagaaaaaatgctacGAAGCTCACAAACTTAGCAGGTACCAGTCTACTTTCAGAAACTGTGCGTGATTGTCAAGCTGAAGGTGCATCCAACACAGAAGCTTCACCAGAATCGCAGTATAATACAACACCCACGCTTTATCCGCGTATAACCATACTTCCAAACAGTTGCAAGGACTTGTCCCCAAACTGTGTGGTTTGCAGTGAAGTATGTGTGCCTTACAAATTAAATGCACAGAGCAAAGATAATGAAAAGGAGATTACAGAAGGCCAGGACACTCTACCAACTCATTCAGTTTGCAAGGAAAATGAGGCTCTAGGTTCAGAGAGACTTGATCAAATAGAGAAATGTCAGGTACTTAAACGAAAGAAGAAGTATAAGAAGGTGGATGTGCATCTGTCAGACAAGGCACAACAAGAACAGAAGTCAGAACgtcaacagaaagcaaaaatcacaCTGCAACCAAGTATGTTGCACAGTTCTGAACGCTTATGCAGCTCTTCAAATGAGTTGGTGACATCAAGAAATATGACATCTGAAGGTCCTTCAGAGGAGATTTTTGCCGTCAGAAGCAGTGAAAATAAACTATGTAGCACTTTACAAGAAGTCAAAAGGCCAAAGATTACCACAGATATTATTAGTTCACAGGTTTTGAAGACTCAGgattcagaaatggaaaacctGAAACTTACTTTAGGGTATGATGGAATCCCTGGTGCCTTTGGAATGACAAATAAACTAAGAGAACCTCTTCCATTAAAAAGACAGCCTGGAAGGACATGCAAAAAAGTTCCTGCATCATATCAGCTAAAAAccataagaaaaagcaaaaacccgAAAAGTTCACCTTTTTTTGAGATTCCCCCAGAAATATTCCCTAAGCAGGAAAACACACTTCTCAAATCTTTGTACTTAAAGACAATGGAAACGGGAACAGACGTGACATTCATGCATATGCCAAGGCAGAGGGCCAAGAGGTGCAGTTTGTTGAACAGCTTGAAATTTAGAAGACGTACCAAAGAACCAGCATTGTTGAGCAAGCTGTCTGCAATGGCTACCAAACTCCTGGCACCTGCCAAAAGCATCGATAACTTAGAACCTCTGCCATattcttctgaaattcttcCAGTGGCTGAGAGGTACAGCCAACGTAGATCTAAAAATCTGTTGGAAGTCTTTTCTTGCATTAACAGGAACTTACACTCACACTGGGCTGACAGTTGGTGCACCAAGATGTTCAGCTTTCAGCCTTTGGCACTTTATCCTGTAGAATCtaccaaaatactttttccagaCTTGAGCCACAAGCCTCCAACCTCTTTCTTGGACACCCCAGTTTTCCCAATTTCTGTTCACATAAAATTGGACTCCAGTCCTGTGACAGACCTCACAAGGATTACATTCCAGCACTCTGTACAGCACAGACCAGTTTTGGGAGAAATGCCAGCACCGCCTTCAAAGTggactttctcttttctcctgtctCAGAACTGTCCAGATACAACAGCTTTCAAGGAAGATTCCAGCCTAGATAATGAGCTGCATTCCTCTCTCTCTGCAACAACGCCAAGGGCTGTTGCCCTTCATCCTGACCGTGGAAGAAATGCCATAGCTGAAAGAAGAGGAGGTTGCTCCATGCTTGGCCTTCATACAGTGTTAGCGCTTTCTTCGCCTGGATGTTACAGGATTTGGACGAGAAGAAGAAACTTAACCAGTCATATTCCTACCATCCAGAGACTATTTATATCACAGTTCGCACAGGGTTTGAAAGGGACAAGGTATCCAACCTCTGGATCAGATGACCTCGTCTCTTCATTGCCATACTCACTGGGCAGGGTACTTTCCATATGGAGTCAGCATGGTCCTTCTGCCTGTCCCTCCGAAATCACTCTTCTCCATTCCAGTCACTGCAAGTGGCAGCCAAGCGTGGGCATCGAGAACAG CTATGCCATTTTACCGCACTTACCTGTACAAAGTATGGAAGCACTACAGACTGCAGGTCATGAGATATG TCTGGAAGCTTCATTCCCTCTTCCGTTACCAAAGTCCTGCTCACTTCCAGAATCATCACCATCTCCCCCCGGGCTTTCAGCATCAGAGCTCCAGGTCCACGCCCTGGATGAAGCTGATGCTTCTGTTCCAGCCTGTCTTAGATCCCAAGATgacacagaactgaaaaaa acTGAGTcagaaaagaggccaaagaaaGTCTCACAGATCCGAATCAGGAAAACTCTTCCTAAGCCAGACACTAACCTTACTCCAATGGGACTACCCAAACCAAAAAG GCttaagaagaaagaatttaGTTTAGAAGAAATTTACACAAACAAGAACTATAAATCCCCTCCTCCAGCCAG GAGCTTGGAAACAATCTTTGAAGAGCCCAAGGAGAAAAATGGATGCTTGATCTCTGTCagccagcagaagagaaagcGGATTCTGGAGTTTCAGGACTTTACTCTTCCCCGGAAAAGGAAGGCACGAGGGAAAATCAAAGCAGCAGGTAGCTTCACCCGAGCAAAAAAAGCTGCACTACAGAGTGCAGAAGTAGATGCTCTTCTGAGCCAGAAGTTAATGGACCTTGAAACCTTTCTTGCAAAGGAGGCTGAGCAGGAGGAGGCTTCTAGCATCTGA